In Rahnella aquatilis CIP 78.65 = ATCC 33071, one DNA window encodes the following:
- a CDS encoding HAD family hydrolase yields MKLALFDLDETLISGDCSSLWSAYMVENGWVADEQAFLQQDAALMQQYAVGQMDMQEYMRCTLVPLSGRRQRDVAAMVANYIQDVIAPRVYAQARECLAAHRAQGDRTVIISASGEHLVQPIARFLGVDETLAIGVEIKDGRFTGATQGTMTYREGKVSRLLELINQDESLLQSASFYSDSHNDLPLLTRVGQPVVVNPDAILLQHARQAGWPVYAWR; encoded by the coding sequence ATGAAACTGGCGCTGTTTGATCTCGATGAAACCCTGATTAGCGGCGACTGTTCGAGTTTGTGGTCAGCCTACATGGTGGAAAATGGCTGGGTGGCCGATGAGCAGGCTTTCCTGCAACAAGACGCCGCACTGATGCAGCAATATGCTGTCGGTCAGATGGATATGCAGGAGTACATGCGTTGTACGTTGGTGCCGCTGTCCGGCCGCCGTCAACGTGATGTCGCGGCAATGGTCGCGAATTATATTCAGGATGTGATTGCCCCGCGTGTTTACGCGCAGGCGCGTGAGTGTCTGGCTGCTCACCGCGCACAGGGCGACCGGACGGTGATTATTTCCGCGTCCGGTGAACATCTGGTGCAGCCGATTGCCCGTTTCCTCGGTGTTGATGAAACGCTGGCGATTGGTGTTGAAATCAAAGACGGGCGCTTTACCGGCGCCACGCAGGGGACGATGACCTACCGCGAAGGCAAAGTTTCGCGGTTGCTTGAACTCATCAATCAGGACGAATCCCTGTTGCAGTCAGCCAGTTTTTATTCGGATTCCCATAATGATCTGCCGTTGCTGACCCGCGTTGGACAGCCTGTGGTGGTGAATCCGGACGCCATCCTGCTCCAGCACGCCCGGCAGGCAGGATGGCCGGTCTATGCCTGGCGTTAA
- a CDS encoding ABC transporter permease, whose protein sequence is MKAKWLAALFMLPFLVFFIAFQLAPLAWIAVSSFYSETYEAWGLGNYTDILTSPFYLQAMRFSLDISIWSSLYGLLIALVGSYSLRQLGPTKLHDFVMSFTNMTSNFAGVPLAFAFVILLGLNGCLTLLLKKYGLMEHFDLYSKDGLIVLYTYFQIPLGVLLMYPAFDALREDWRESAALLGAGRWRYWRHIGIPVLFPALLGTFVILLANALGAYATVYALTTGNFNVVPVRIAALVSGDISLDPNMGSALAMLLVVLMAFITLIHQWLLRKSYLSQRS, encoded by the coding sequence ATGAAAGCGAAGTGGCTTGCGGCGTTGTTTATGCTGCCGTTTCTGGTGTTTTTCATCGCTTTTCAACTGGCACCGCTGGCATGGATTGCGGTGAGCAGCTTTTACAGCGAAACCTATGAAGCCTGGGGACTGGGCAATTACACCGACATTCTGACATCACCGTTCTATTTGCAGGCCATGCGCTTCTCGCTGGATATTTCCATCTGGTCGAGTTTGTACGGTTTGCTTATCGCGTTAGTGGGGAGTTACTCACTTCGCCAGCTTGGCCCGACAAAGCTGCACGACTTTGTGATGTCGTTTACTAACATGACCAGCAACTTTGCGGGTGTGCCGCTGGCCTTCGCCTTCGTGATCCTGCTTGGCCTGAATGGTTGCCTGACACTGTTGCTGAAAAAATATGGCCTGATGGAACACTTCGACCTCTATTCGAAAGACGGGCTGATTGTTCTCTATACCTATTTTCAGATCCCGCTCGGCGTGTTGCTGATGTATCCGGCATTTGATGCGCTTCGGGAGGACTGGCGCGAGTCAGCAGCCTTGCTGGGCGCGGGACGCTGGCGTTACTGGCGTCATATCGGTATTCCGGTGCTGTTCCCGGCCTTGCTCGGTACCTTCGTGATTTTGCTCGCCAATGCCCTTGGCGCGTATGCCACGGTGTATGCGCTGACCACCGGTAACTTTAACGTAGTGCCGGTACGTATCGCGGCGTTGGTCTCGGGGGATATTTCTCTCGATCCGAATATGGGCAGCGCGCTGGCGATGTTGCTGGTGGTGCTGATGGCCTTTATCACGCTGATCCATCAGTGGTTATTGCGTAAAAGTTATCTCAGTCAGCGCAGCTGA
- a CDS encoding alkaline phosphatase family protein: protein MKSILVVLDGLNYQVGRDAMGYLQAQCAAGRGRLYQLECELPSLSRPLYECILTGITPVVSGIVHNHVDRLSTQRSIFHYARDAGLTTAAAAYHWVSELYNRTPFDPPRDRHTSDESLTIQHGHFYYDDSYPDSHLFDDAESLRRRHDPDFLLIHPMNIDDAGHKFGLSTPQYRNKARTADGILSRYLGDWLDAGYQVIVTADHGMNDDRSHGGILPEERQVPLFVFGSAFSFKQAAPLQTELCGTVCQILNIAHDKPHCAALLA from the coding sequence ATGAAGAGCATTCTGGTAGTACTGGACGGCCTGAATTATCAGGTCGGCCGCGACGCAATGGGCTATTTACAGGCGCAGTGTGCCGCAGGACGCGGCCGCTTGTATCAACTGGAATGCGAATTGCCTTCGCTGTCCCGGCCGCTTTATGAATGCATTCTCACCGGCATCACGCCGGTGGTGAGTGGCATCGTTCATAACCACGTTGACCGGTTATCAACACAACGCAGTATTTTTCACTATGCCCGCGACGCCGGTCTGACGACGGCTGCGGCGGCCTATCACTGGGTCAGTGAGTTGTATAATCGCACGCCTTTTGATCCGCCGCGTGATCGCCACACCAGTGATGAATCGCTGACTATCCAGCACGGCCATTTTTATTACGACGACAGCTACCCTGATTCGCATCTGTTCGATGACGCCGAAAGCCTGCGTCGTCGTCACGATCCCGACTTCCTGCTGATCCACCCGATGAATATTGATGATGCCGGACATAAATTTGGCCTGTCGACGCCGCAATACCGCAACAAAGCGCGGACTGCAGACGGCATCCTGTCGCGCTATCTGGGCGACTGGCTTGATGCCGGTTATCAGGTGATCGTGACGGCGGATCACGGCATGAATGATGACCGCAGCCACGGCGGTATTTTGCCGGAGGAGCGTCAGGTACCGCTGTTTGTTTTTGGCAGTGCGTTCAGCTTCAAACAGGCCGCACCGTTGCAGACTGAGTTATGCGGAACCGTTTGTCAGATCCTCAATATTGCCCACGACAAGCCACATTGCGCGGCATTACTGGCCTGA
- a CDS encoding ABC transporter ATP-binding protein, with product MSYLQVTQLNKSYGPTQIFNNIDFSAREGEFVTLLGPSGCGKSTLLRCLAGLTSVDSGKILIQGQDIVPLPPQQRGIGMVFQSYALFPNMTVEANVAFGLKMQKIPASELHRRVGEVLELVEMNDYARRYPHQLSGGQCQRVALARSLVTQPRLLLLDEPLSALDARIRKHLREQIRRIQREMNLTAIFVTHDQEEALTMSDRIVLMNKGQIVQNADAETLYTEPVDAFAAGFIGSYNLLSPEQAMALTGMTYTGRVAIRPESVTICELTEGIPAKIISHSLLGNVVRYRVLAHGVELSVDVLNRSVASLRADGSDIGLQLDLVTLREVA from the coding sequence ATGTCGTATTTGCAGGTTACTCAACTCAATAAGTCTTACGGTCCGACGCAGATTTTCAACAACATCGATTTCTCAGCAAGAGAGGGAGAATTCGTCACGCTGCTGGGACCCAGCGGCTGCGGGAAATCCACGCTGCTGCGCTGTCTGGCCGGTCTGACCTCCGTCGACAGCGGAAAAATTCTGATACAGGGACAGGATATCGTGCCGTTGCCGCCGCAACAGCGCGGTATTGGTATGGTCTTCCAGAGCTATGCATTGTTTCCGAATATGACGGTTGAAGCCAATGTCGCGTTCGGCCTGAAAATGCAAAAGATACCCGCTTCCGAGTTGCATCGCCGCGTCGGTGAAGTGCTGGAACTGGTGGAAATGAACGATTATGCCAGACGCTATCCACATCAGCTTTCCGGCGGTCAGTGTCAGCGAGTGGCGCTGGCGCGCTCACTGGTCACGCAGCCGCGTCTGTTGCTGCTTGATGAGCCGCTTTCCGCGCTTGATGCCCGTATCCGTAAGCATTTGCGTGAGCAAATCCGCCGTATTCAGCGTGAAATGAACCTGACGGCGATTTTCGTGACGCACGATCAGGAAGAAGCGCTGACTATGTCCGACCGGATTGTGCTGATGAACAAAGGACAAATCGTCCAAAATGCCGATGCCGAAACCCTGTATACTGAACCGGTGGATGCATTTGCTGCAGGCTTTATCGGCAGCTACAACCTGCTGAGCCCTGAACAGGCGATGGCGCTGACCGGCATGACTTACACGGGCCGCGTCGCCATCCGTCCGGAGTCGGTGACAATATGCGAGCTGACTGAAGGCATTCCGGCTAAAATTATCAGCCACAGCCTGCTCGGCAACGTTGTGCGTTATCGTGTTTTAGCGCACGGTGTTGAGCTTTCTGTGGATGTCTTAAACCGTTCTGTGGCCTCACTTCGCGCCGATGGCAGCGATATTGGTCTACAGTTAGATCTTGTTACGTTACGGGAAGTTGCATGA
- a CDS encoding Na/Pi cotransporter family protein: protein MLTLLHLLSAISLLVWGTHIVRTGIMRVFGANLRRVLSNSVEKKPLAFVAGIGVTALVQSSNATALLVTSFVSQGLVALAPALVIILGADVGTAVMARILTFDLSWLSPLLIFVGVAFFLSRKQTRAGQMGRVGIGLGLILLALELIVGAATPIMQASGVKVLFSSLTGDVLLDALTGAVFAIISYSSLAAVLLTATLAATGVISLKVSLCLVIGANLGSGLLAMINASKMNAAGRRVALGSTLFKLIGLVIVLPFVGPLSTQLARLGIPDEELVIYFHMFYNLIRCLAMVPLTAPMAKICQMMIADVPEDDPRLRPRHLDVSAIDTPTLALANAARETLRMGDVVEHMLILNREVMHGKLAQDREVRRLDDDVDVLYTAIKLYLAQINKEGLGEDDSRRWAEIIEMALNLEQAGDIIERMTGDITAKSHATRRAFSPEGLVELDALHEKLQDNLRLSLGVFLSNDLTSARRLRRSKHRFRILDRRYAHAHVDRLHQHNVQSIETSSLHLGLLGDMKRLNSLFCAVAYNVLDQDEQEDEQREPNDDAQRV from the coding sequence GTGTTAACCCTTTTGCATCTGTTGTCTGCTATTTCTCTGCTCGTATGGGGTACGCACATCGTGCGTACCGGCATCATGCGCGTCTTTGGCGCCAATCTGCGCCGTGTTCTGAGTAACAGTGTCGAGAAAAAACCCCTGGCGTTTGTGGCGGGGATTGGCGTAACTGCGCTGGTGCAAAGCAGTAATGCTACCGCGCTGCTGGTCACGTCGTTTGTATCGCAGGGGCTGGTGGCACTGGCTCCTGCACTGGTGATTATTCTCGGTGCAGATGTCGGGACCGCTGTGATGGCGCGTATCCTGACGTTCGATCTCTCCTGGCTTTCTCCGCTGCTGATTTTCGTTGGTGTTGCATTCTTCCTCAGCCGTAAACAAACCCGCGCGGGGCAAATGGGCCGTGTCGGTATCGGACTGGGTCTGATTTTACTGGCGCTGGAACTGATTGTGGGTGCGGCGACGCCGATCATGCAGGCCTCCGGCGTTAAAGTTTTATTCTCGTCCCTGACCGGTGATGTGTTGCTCGATGCCCTGACCGGTGCCGTGTTTGCCATCATCAGCTATTCCAGTCTGGCTGCCGTTTTGCTGACGGCAACCCTTGCGGCGACTGGCGTGATTTCGCTTAAAGTGTCGCTGTGTCTGGTCATCGGTGCCAATCTTGGCAGCGGGCTGCTGGCGATGATTAACGCCAGTAAAATGAACGCTGCCGGTCGCCGCGTGGCACTCGGCAGCACGCTGTTTAAACTGATTGGTTTAGTGATTGTGCTGCCGTTTGTCGGACCGTTGTCGACGCAACTGGCACGGCTTGGCATTCCGGATGAAGAACTGGTGATTTATTTTCATATGTTCTACAACCTGATCCGTTGTCTGGCGATGGTGCCGCTGACTGCGCCGATGGCGAAAATTTGCCAGATGATGATTGCTGATGTGCCGGAAGATGATCCGCGTTTGCGTCCGCGTCATCTGGATGTCAGCGCGATAGATACACCGACGCTGGCGCTGGCCAATGCTGCCCGCGAAACCCTGCGCATGGGCGACGTGGTCGAACATATGCTGATCCTCAACCGGGAAGTGATGCACGGTAAACTGGCACAGGATCGCGAAGTGCGGCGTCTCGACGATGACGTTGATGTGCTCTATACCGCCATCAAACTGTATCTGGCGCAAATCAATAAAGAAGGGTTGGGCGAAGACGATTCCCGCCGCTGGGCAGAAATTATCGAAATGGCGCTGAACCTCGAACAGGCCGGTGACATTATCGAACGTATGACCGGCGATATCACCGCTAAATCCCACGCTACGCGCCGGGCGTTCTCGCCTGAAGGGTTGGTAGAACTGGATGCCTTACATGAAAAATTGCAGGATAACCTGCGCCTGAGTCTGGGTGTCTTCCTGTCAAACGATCTGACCAGTGCGCGTCGTCTGCGCCGCTCCAAACACCGTTTCCGCATTCTCGATCGCCGTTACGCGCATGCACACGTTGATCGCCTGCATCAGCATAATGTGCAGAGTATCGAAACCAGTTCACTCCATCTCGGGTTGCTGGGGGATATGAAGCGTCTGAACTCGCTGTTCTGTGCGGTTGCGTATAACGTGCTGGATCAGGATGAGCAGGAAGACGAGCAGCGCGAACCGAATGATGATGCGCAACGGGTGTAG
- a CDS encoding UTRA domain-containing protein, with protein sequence MSESQTTLAVICKVLSESIAAGAFSAEGRLPSERALSEQFSTTRITLREALSQLEAQGLIYREVRRGWFVSPPRIVYNPLQRSHFHAMAKDQGRSAKTTVIDAKHCVASDTVCLKLLLPPESEVICIRRLRYIDNRAVLYVEHYLNPLYFQGILDEDLTTSLTDLYASRYDIHYGRVRFDMVPTLLTEEASHALRVASGSPALFITRINRDQHDRIIDCDLEYWRYDALHIDVEVN encoded by the coding sequence ATGAGTGAATCGCAGACCACCCTTGCCGTTATCTGCAAGGTATTAAGCGAAAGTATTGCGGCCGGGGCATTTTCTGCCGAGGGAAGGCTGCCTTCTGAGCGCGCATTGAGTGAACAGTTTTCCACGACCCGCATCACATTACGGGAAGCATTAAGCCAGCTTGAGGCCCAGGGTCTGATTTACCGGGAAGTACGCCGGGGCTGGTTTGTTTCCCCGCCACGCATTGTCTATAACCCGCTGCAAAGAAGTCACTTTCATGCGATGGCGAAAGATCAGGGGCGCAGCGCAAAGACCACAGTGATTGATGCGAAGCACTGTGTTGCCAGTGATACGGTGTGTCTAAAGTTATTGTTGCCGCCAGAGAGTGAGGTGATTTGCATCCGGCGGTTACGTTATATCGACAACCGCGCAGTGCTGTATGTCGAACACTATCTCAATCCACTGTATTTTCAGGGAATTCTTGATGAGGATCTCACGACATCTCTGACTGATTTATACGCCTCCCGCTATGACATCCATTACGGACGCGTGCGTTTCGACATGGTGCCTACGCTGCTGACCGAAGAAGCGTCGCATGCGCTGAGAGTGGCTTCCGGCAGTCCGGCACTGTTTATCACACGCATCAACCGCGACCAGCATGACCGGATCATCGACTGCGATTTAGAATACTGGCGCTATGACGCGCTGCACATTGATGTGGAAGTGAATTGA
- a CDS encoding ABC transporter permease, translated as MSRSEAIYHRVVIWILLIVLMLPLLATLVYALVLEWGATILPSGFTLKWVVALWSDPRFLIALWHSLLVCFGTLFLSLVLILPLMFVIAYYFPKLDALMNILILLPFAVPPVVSSVGLMQLYSAEPLALTGTPWILIGCYFTIALPFIYRAISNNMQAINLRDLMDAAHLLGASTWKAALLVVLPNLRKGGMIAVLLSFSFLIGEFVFANLLAGSRYETVQVYLYNMRNGSGHFTSALVISYFMVVLIFTWVANILNKGKR; from the coding sequence ATGTCGCGCTCTGAAGCGATTTACCACCGTGTGGTGATCTGGATTTTACTGATTGTCCTGATGTTGCCGCTGCTGGCGACGCTGGTCTATGCGCTGGTGCTGGAATGGGGCGCCACTATATTGCCGAGCGGCTTTACGCTCAAATGGGTGGTGGCGTTGTGGAGTGATCCGCGTTTCCTGATTGCGCTCTGGCACTCGCTGCTGGTGTGTTTCGGTACCTTGTTCCTCTCGCTGGTGCTGATCTTGCCACTAATGTTTGTGATTGCTTACTATTTCCCGAAGCTCGATGCGCTGATGAACATCCTGATCCTGCTGCCGTTCGCCGTGCCGCCGGTGGTGTCATCGGTCGGCCTGATGCAACTCTATTCCGCTGAACCGCTGGCGCTGACCGGCACGCCGTGGATCCTGATTGGCTGTTACTTCACCATCGCGCTGCCGTTTATCTATCGCGCCATTTCTAACAACATGCAGGCGATCAACCTGCGTGATCTGATGGATGCCGCGCATCTGCTCGGGGCCAGCACCTGGAAAGCGGCACTGCTGGTTGTTTTGCCGAACTTACGTAAAGGCGGAATGATTGCCGTCCTGCTGTCGTTTTCCTTCCTGATCGGGGAATTTGTGTTCGCCAACCTGCTGGCGGGCAGCCGTTATGAAACGGTTCAGGTTTACCTCTATAACATGCGCAATGGCAGCGGTCATTTCACCAGCGCATTGGTCATCTCCTATTTCATGGTCGTCCTGATTTTCACCTGGGTGGCGAACATACTGAACAAAGGAAAGCGCTGA
- a CDS encoding ABC transporter substrate-binding protein: protein MKQLFASVLTSALVLSASTAFAAEPPAELLKAAQAEGTVNSVGMPDDWANWKGTWSDLSTKYGLKHSDTDMSSAQEIAKFLAEKDNASADIGDVGAAFGPVAVQKGVTQPYKPTTWDQVPDWAKDKEGMWALAYTGTIAFIIDKSQVKDAPHSWADLLNSKYKVTIGDVSTAAQAANGVLAATYAMGGNEKDLKPGLEYFGKLAKAGRLSLTNPVIASLEKGEVQVGVVWDFNGLSYRDKIDKTRFDVVIPSDGTITSGYTTIINKFAKHPNAAKLAREYIFSDAGQINLAQGYARPIRADHITLPDDAKAKLLPSSEYKNAHPIADPAAWDKSAKTLPRLWQENVMINMQQ, encoded by the coding sequence ATGAAACAGTTGTTCGCTTCTGTGTTAACCAGCGCGCTTGTCCTCTCCGCTTCAACGGCATTTGCCGCTGAGCCTCCTGCTGAACTCCTGAAAGCGGCACAAGCCGAAGGAACCGTAAACAGTGTCGGTATGCCTGATGACTGGGCGAACTGGAAAGGAACCTGGAGTGATCTGAGCACTAAATATGGCCTGAAACACAGCGATACCGACATGAGCTCCGCGCAGGAAATCGCGAAATTCCTGGCCGAAAAGGACAACGCCAGTGCTGATATTGGCGACGTAGGGGCCGCTTTTGGACCGGTTGCCGTGCAAAAAGGTGTGACTCAGCCTTATAAACCGACCACCTGGGATCAGGTGCCGGACTGGGCAAAAGATAAAGAGGGTATGTGGGCACTCGCTTACACCGGGACTATCGCCTTCATCATTGATAAATCGCAGGTTAAAGACGCACCGCACAGCTGGGCTGATCTGCTGAACAGCAAATACAAAGTGACTATCGGTGACGTGAGCACTGCAGCGCAGGCCGCAAACGGTGTGCTGGCGGCAACTTACGCGATGGGTGGCAATGAAAAGGATTTGAAACCAGGCCTGGAATATTTTGGCAAACTGGCGAAAGCAGGGCGTCTGAGCCTGACTAACCCGGTGATCGCTTCTCTGGAAAAAGGTGAGGTGCAGGTTGGGGTAGTCTGGGACTTCAACGGTCTGAGCTATCGCGACAAAATCGACAAAACCCGCTTCGACGTGGTGATCCCTTCTGATGGCACTATCACGTCCGGTTACACCACGATCATCAACAAATTCGCCAAACACCCTAACGCCGCCAAACTGGCGCGTGAATACATCTTCTCTGACGCAGGCCAGATTAACTTAGCACAGGGTTATGCCCGTCCAATCCGTGCCGATCACATCACGCTGCCGGACGATGCAAAAGCCAAACTGCTGCCTTCCAGCGAATACAAAAATGCGCATCCTATTGCCGATCCGGCTGCCTGGGATAAGAGCGCGAAAACCTTGCCGCGACTGTGGCAGGAAAACGTCATGATCAATATGCAGCAGTAA